In Pseudomonas lalkuanensis, the following are encoded in one genomic region:
- a CDS encoding peroxiredoxin, with translation MSIRLGDIAPDFEQDSSEGRIRFHEWLGSSWGVLFSHPADFTPVCTTELGFTAKLKDQFAARGVKVIALSVDPVDSHHRWIDDINDTQGTLVNFPIIADADRQVSDLYDLIHPNANDTLTVRSLFIIDPNKKVRLIITYPASTGRNFNEILRVIDSLQLTDSHKVATPANWQDGDDVVIVPSLKDEDEIRQRFPRGYKAVRPYLRLTPQPNR, from the coding sequence ATGAGCATCCGCCTCGGCGACATCGCCCCCGACTTCGAACAGGACTCCAGCGAAGGCCGCATCCGTTTCCACGAATGGCTGGGCAGCAGCTGGGGCGTGCTGTTCTCGCACCCGGCAGACTTCACCCCGGTGTGCACCACCGAACTGGGGTTCACCGCCAAGCTGAAGGACCAGTTCGCTGCGCGTGGTGTGAAGGTGATCGCATTGTCCGTCGACCCGGTGGATTCCCATCACCGCTGGATCGATGACATCAACGACACCCAGGGCACCCTGGTGAACTTCCCGATCATCGCCGACGCCGACCGACAGGTGTCCGATCTGTACGACCTGATCCACCCGAACGCCAACGACACCCTCACCGTGCGTTCGCTGTTCATCATCGACCCGAACAAGAAGGTGCGCCTGATCATCACCTACCCGGCCAGTACCGGGCGCAACTTCAACGAGATCCTGCGGGTGATCGACTCCCTGCAGCTGACCGACAGCCACAAGGTTGCCACCCCGGCCAACTGGCAGGACGGCGACGATGTGGTGATCGTCCCCTCGCTCAAGGATGAAGACGAGATCCGCCAGCGTTTCCCGCGCGGCTACAAGGCGGTCCGTCCTTACCTGCGCCTGACCCCGCAACCCAACCGCTGA
- a CDS encoding OprD family porin, giving the protein MNKSSLALAVALGVLAQHAAAGGFIEDSKASLTLRNFYINSDNRQFTDAPSKQEEWGQGFLFNYTSGYTEGTVGVGVDALGLLGVKLDSGKGRHYNPTSASYGGTVFPTDNDGRAKDDFGSLGVTGKLRFSKTEARLGTLLPKLPVVTYNDGRLLPQTFEGGQITSSEIAGLTLVGGQLEHAKGRNSSDARGLSIAGANNARTGQFVNTFYFAGGDYKVSDNLLAQYYYGNLEDFYQQHFVGLTHNWALPVGALKSDLRYFYSDSDGKNASAAGRREGFRSAGNWATNDPDRFEVDNRTWSALFTYTLGGHAASLGYQQVSGDSAFPFLNQGDGATAYLITDRQIGKFLSAGERTWVAEYGYDFAKLGVPGLKAVGTYLKGSNIETQGSDQGEWERDFRLDYVLQGGPLKGLGVSWRNAALRSDAARDQDENRLILSYTLTLL; this is encoded by the coding sequence ATGAACAAGTCGTCCCTCGCCCTGGCCGTCGCCCTCGGCGTGCTGGCCCAGCACGCCGCCGCCGGTGGTTTCATCGAAGACAGCAAGGCCAGCCTGACCCTGCGCAACTTCTACATCAACTCGGACAACCGCCAGTTCACCGACGCGCCGTCCAAGCAGGAAGAGTGGGGCCAGGGCTTCCTCTTCAACTACACCTCCGGCTACACCGAAGGCACCGTCGGCGTCGGCGTCGATGCCCTCGGCCTGTTGGGCGTGAAGCTGGACTCCGGCAAGGGCCGCCACTACAACCCGACCAGCGCCAGCTACGGCGGCACCGTGTTCCCCACTGACAACGATGGCCGCGCCAAGGACGATTTCGGCAGCCTGGGCGTGACCGGCAAGCTGCGCTTCTCCAAGACCGAAGCGCGCCTCGGCACCCTGCTGCCGAAGCTGCCGGTGGTGACCTACAACGACGGCCGCCTGCTGCCGCAGACCTTCGAGGGCGGCCAGATCACCTCCAGCGAGATCGCCGGCCTGACCCTGGTCGGCGGCCAGCTGGAACATGCCAAAGGGCGCAACTCCAGCGACGCCCGCGGCCTGTCGATCGCCGGCGCCAACAACGCCCGTACTGGCCAGTTCGTCAACACGTTCTACTTCGCCGGTGGCGACTACAAGGTCAGCGACAACCTGCTCGCGCAGTACTACTACGGCAACCTGGAAGACTTCTATCAGCAGCATTTCGTCGGCCTGACCCACAACTGGGCGCTGCCGGTGGGCGCGCTGAAGTCCGACCTGCGCTACTTCTACAGCGACTCCGACGGCAAGAACGCCAGCGCCGCCGGCCGCCGCGAAGGCTTCCGCAGCGCGGGCAACTGGGCGACCAACGACCCGGACCGCTTTGAAGTGGACAACCGCACCTGGAGCGCCCTGTTCACCTACACGCTCGGCGGCCACGCGGCGAGCCTGGGCTACCAGCAGGTCTCCGGCGACAGCGCCTTCCCCTTCCTCAACCAGGGCGACGGCGCCACCGCCTACCTGATCACCGACCGCCAGATCGGCAAGTTCCTCAGCGCCGGCGAGCGCACCTGGGTAGCCGAATACGGCTACGACTTCGCCAAGCTCGGCGTGCCGGGGCTCAAGGCGGTGGGTACCTACCTCAAGGGCAGCAACATCGAGACCCAGGGCAGCGACCAGGGCGAGTGGGAGCGCGACTTCCGCCTCGACTATGTACTGCAGGGCGGTCCCCTGAAGGGCCTGGGCGTGTCCTGGCGCAACGCCGCCCTGCGCAGCGATGCGGCGCGCGACCAGGACGAGAACCGCCTGATCCTCAGCTACACCCTGACGCTGCTGTAA